A window from Sphingobacterium hotanense encodes these proteins:
- the hflX gene encoding GTPase HflX produces the protein MARIKIYDTAVKPETAVLVSVITPDVSDQTAKEYLEELEFLVTTAGGITKGIFTQKLHYPDRATFVGSGKLEEIKEFIKAEEIDMVVFDDELSPSQLRNIEKYFEIKVLDRSNLILDIFAKHAKTAQAKTQVELAQLQYLLPRLTRMWTHLERQRGGIGMRGPGESQIESDRRMILNKISLLKERLRNIDKQNETQRKNRGEMIRVALVGYTNVGKSTIMNMISKSDVLIENKLFATLDTTVRKVVIDNLPFLLSDTVGFIRKLPHHLVECFKSTLDEVREADVLIHVVDISHPYFEDHIHAVNETLKDIGAVDKPIITVFNKIDAYKPPVEVDEEGEEIKVTLDDFRNSWMAKNSDPAIFISATDKINVEEFKEKLYEIIVKMHNARYPYNNLLY, from the coding sequence ATGGCGAGAATAAAAATATATGATACAGCAGTAAAGCCTGAAACGGCGGTATTGGTCAGTGTGATCACTCCGGATGTTTCAGATCAAACTGCAAAGGAATACTTAGAGGAATTGGAGTTTTTAGTAACAACTGCCGGCGGGATCACCAAAGGCATATTTACGCAGAAGCTTCACTACCCGGACCGCGCAACGTTCGTTGGCAGCGGAAAGTTGGAAGAGATTAAAGAGTTTATCAAAGCAGAAGAAATCGATATGGTTGTTTTTGATGATGAGCTATCGCCTTCACAACTAAGAAACATTGAAAAATACTTTGAGATCAAAGTACTGGATCGCTCTAACTTGATTTTAGACATCTTCGCGAAGCATGCAAAAACAGCGCAGGCGAAGACGCAGGTAGAGCTGGCGCAGTTGCAATATTTATTACCACGATTGACCCGTATGTGGACTCACTTGGAGCGTCAGCGTGGTGGTATTGGTATGCGTGGTCCAGGTGAGAGTCAGATTGAGAGTGATAGACGGATGATCTTGAATAAGATTTCCCTATTGAAGGAGCGCTTGCGCAATATCGATAAGCAAAACGAAACGCAGCGCAAGAACCGTGGCGAGATGATCCGTGTGGCTTTGGTCGGTTATACCAACGTCGGTAAGTCGACGATCATGAATATGATCTCGAAGTCGGACGTGTTGATCGAGAATAAGTTGTTTGCGACTTTGGATACGACGGTGAGAAAGGTGGTGATCGACAATTTGCCGTTCTTGCTTTCAGATACAGTTGGTTTCATCCGTAAGTTGCCTCACCATTTAGTGGAGTGTTTTAAATCGACTTTGGACGAGGTTCGCGAAGCGGATGTATTGATCCATGTGGTGGATATATCACACCCTTATTTTGAAGATCATATCCACGCGGTAAACGAGACCTTAAAGGATATCGGCGCTGTGGATAAACCGATTATTACGGTATTTAACAAAATCGACGCATACAAGCCGCCGGTGGAAGTTGATGAAGAGGGTGAAGAGATCAAAGTGACGTTAGATGATTTCAGAAATTCATGGATGGCAAAAAATTCGGATCCGGCGATATTTATCTCGGCAACCGATAAGATCAACGTAGAAGAATTTAAAGAGAAGTTATATGAGATAATCGTTAAGATGCATAACGCACGATATCCGTATAACAATCTATTATATTAA
- the lipB gene encoding lipoyl(octanoyl) transferase LipB: MQNKKVQFIDWGLVDYQEAWDRQEEIFAKTLAIKHDNRVNNTTLETPNYLIFTEHPHVYTLGKSGHMEYLLLDEEGLKEKNATFYKINRGGDITYHGPGQIVGYPILDLDNFFTDIHLYLRTLEEAIIMTLAEYGIEAGRYPGYTGVWLDPDNEKARKICAMGVRASRWVTMHGFAFNVNADLNYFGNIVPCGIDDKDVTSMERELGRKLDMEEVKGKLKGNLGRLFEMEIG; encoded by the coding sequence ATGCAGAATAAAAAAGTGCAGTTTATTGACTGGGGCTTGGTAGATTATCAGGAAGCGTGGGACAGACAGGAGGAGATCTTCGCCAAGACACTAGCAATAAAACACGATAACAGAGTCAACAATACGACATTGGAGACTCCGAATTACCTCATCTTCACCGAGCACCCCCATGTGTATACATTGGGGAAAAGTGGGCACATGGAGTACCTATTGCTGGATGAAGAAGGGCTTAAAGAGAAAAACGCAACTTTCTATAAGATCAATAGAGGTGGCGATATTACCTATCACGGGCCGGGTCAAATTGTGGGATATCCGATCCTGGATCTGGATAACTTCTTTACGGATATACATTTGTATTTAAGGACTTTGGAAGAGGCGATCATCATGACGCTTGCGGAATATGGAATCGAAGCAGGAAGATACCCTGGATATACCGGGGTTTGGCTAGATCCGGATAACGAGAAGGCTAGAAAGATTTGTGCGATGGGTGTGAGAGCGTCTAGATGGGTGACGATGCACGGATTTGCGTTTAATGTGAATGCGGATTTGAATTATTTTGGAAATATCGTTCCCTGCGGGATTGATGATAAGGATGTAACCTCGATGGAAAGGGAACTGGGCAGAAAGCTGGATATGGAAGAGGTGAAAGGGAAGCTGAAAGGGAATCTGGGAAGGCTTTTTGAGATGGAGATAGGGTAA
- a CDS encoding peroxiredoxin family protein, which yields MRKYIINLLFLSPLLAVGQNNTAFELEGHNIKETKKVYILHYSFDDNAQIIDSAIVTNGRFLLKREFAGTAYTGILFRERFEAQHRNPKDFWFYMSPGKTVVDFSSKPKVTDGGELTRTYMQYLKDMEESKAVFNSSAYLAEKAIADSLMAEAREKQIELLTKYGTPQEGSINTKIQFIKNNPNNQLSVLFLESLAGGKPDVAMIKPLLAGLSADLKATNKAKRLASLLKGMELVVGAKAVDFTQPDLNGKPVSLADFKGKYLLVDFWASWCAPCRQENPNLVAAYNKYKSKNLEILGVSLDNKKESWEKAIIADKLTWIHVSDLKGWSNAAAEIYAIRSVPSNILIDPNGIIIAKDLRGEALDAALSKLIK from the coding sequence ATGAGAAAATATATAATAAACCTATTATTCCTTTCGCCTTTGTTGGCCGTAGGACAAAACAACACAGCCTTTGAACTTGAAGGGCACAATATTAAGGAAACTAAGAAAGTGTATATCCTGCATTATTCATTTGATGATAATGCTCAGATAATAGATTCTGCGATTGTAACGAATGGTCGGTTTTTACTGAAAAGAGAATTTGCAGGTACGGCTTATACAGGGATTTTATTTAGAGAACGTTTTGAGGCTCAGCATCGAAATCCAAAAGACTTTTGGTTTTACATGTCACCGGGGAAGACGGTTGTTGATTTTTCTTCAAAACCAAAGGTAACCGATGGAGGCGAGCTAACTCGAACTTACATGCAATACCTGAAGGACATGGAAGAGAGCAAGGCGGTCTTCAACTCAAGCGCTTATTTAGCGGAAAAAGCAATAGCAGATTCCTTAATGGCCGAGGCGCGTGAAAAACAAATAGAATTACTCACAAAATATGGTACTCCGCAAGAAGGCAGTATCAATACAAAAATTCAGTTCATCAAGAATAATCCCAATAATCAGCTAAGCGTATTATTCCTAGAGTCTCTAGCGGGGGGTAAGCCTGACGTAGCGATGATTAAGCCATTGTTAGCAGGATTATCCGCAGATTTAAAAGCAACAAATAAAGCGAAACGCTTAGCAAGTTTATTGAAAGGGATGGAGCTGGTAGTTGGAGCAAAAGCAGTAGATTTTACGCAGCCTGATCTTAACGGCAAGCCCGTTAGTTTAGCGGACTTTAAAGGAAAATATCTATTGGTTGATTTCTGGGCTTCATGGTGCGCGCCTTGCCGTCAGGAGAACCCCAATCTCGTCGCAGCTTATAATAAATATAAGTCGAAAAACCTGGAAATATTAGGGGTTTCGCTTGACAATAAAAAGGAAAGTTGGGAGAAAGCGATAATTGCAGATAAATTGACCTGGATACACGTTTCAGATTTGAAAGGGTGGTCGAATGCTGCAGCTGAAATATACGCTATACGTTCAGTGCCTTCGAACATATTGATCGATCCTAACGGTATTATTATCGCTAAGGATCTTCGAGGCGAAGCCCTTGACGCTGCTTTATCGAAATTGATAAAATAG
- a CDS encoding PKD-like family lipoprotein, whose amino-acid sequence MKITNLFIYNLLSLILLVSCSKDLGNYDYHQVNKINIGGVLEGDHNAERIYDLPFTDTLKITPTITGSLSGTDLSNLSFRWRVDGDEISNTNKFEYIANKDYGKLNADLTVTDNKTGIETSYSFFVNVINPYKLGYYVLSRRATGESILYCKSTIREKNEFEEVVIPNISLGSNPISIGGNRQYGSSVTDYYNRLVLGMKNAPYPVMMVDSREFLPNILYDKNSYVGDKESFIFEPTDVVADRYNPIVYLVNQGKLHVLQKGGISLPALGSDELDYRINKGGMAGASFYTPYFFSFYDSKNKMIRVLDNGISSGVSYTYINVFDEITNTSIYKDQEFVISQLTYFNDDPKYVYLMKKDSRLFAYWVSYNGDLKPISFQKIAEGNIPAEGTLRFASYDFDANYWYLATDKTIHRASYLGLEFQPFVTLPANAPGYITKYKMTEGKLMITTYDPTYAGEKKSSVYIYDINKMTLEIAMPHSVAEAVDLHIGI is encoded by the coding sequence ATGAAAATTACTAATCTATTTATATATAATTTGTTGTCTTTGATTTTGTTAGTCTCTTGCTCCAAAGATTTGGGGAATTATGATTACCATCAAGTCAATAAAATCAACATTGGGGGAGTACTCGAAGGCGATCACAATGCTGAGCGAATTTACGATTTGCCTTTCACGGATACGCTGAAGATAACCCCGACGATTACCGGAAGCTTAAGTGGAACTGATCTTAGTAATCTGAGTTTCCGATGGAGAGTAGACGGCGATGAAATTTCAAATACCAATAAGTTTGAATACATCGCTAATAAAGACTATGGAAAATTGAACGCAGATTTAACCGTCACCGATAATAAGACTGGAATAGAAACCTCCTATAGTTTCTTCGTAAATGTAATTAATCCCTACAAGTTAGGTTATTACGTTTTATCAAGAAGGGCTACCGGAGAATCCATTTTATACTGTAAATCGACTATTCGCGAAAAAAATGAATTTGAAGAAGTGGTGATACCCAATATATCGTTGGGTAGTAACCCGATAAGTATCGGGGGTAACCGCCAATATGGATCTTCTGTAACGGACTATTATAATAGACTAGTGTTAGGAATGAAAAACGCACCTTATCCGGTTATGATGGTCGACTCAAGAGAGTTTTTGCCGAACATACTCTATGATAAAAATAGCTATGTCGGCGACAAAGAAAGTTTTATTTTTGAACCAACTGATGTTGTGGCTGATCGTTATAATCCGATTGTCTATTTGGTAAATCAAGGTAAGCTACATGTATTACAAAAGGGAGGAATCAGTCTGCCGGCATTAGGTTCTGATGAACTAGACTATCGGATAAATAAAGGAGGAATGGCAGGAGCTTCCTTCTACACACCTTATTTCTTCAGTTTCTATGATTCAAAAAATAAGATGATTCGTGTATTGGATAACGGCATTAGTTCAGGCGTCTCTTATACCTATATCAATGTATTTGATGAGATTACAAATACGAGTATCTACAAAGATCAGGAATTCGTAATCAGCCAACTTACGTACTTCAACGATGATCCCAAATACGTTTATCTTATGAAAAAAGATAGCAGATTGTTTGCATATTGGGTTTCATATAATGGAGATTTAAAACCTATTAGCTTTCAAAAGATCGCAGAAGGAAACATTCCTGCGGAAGGGACACTAAGGTTTGCGAGTTACGATTTTGACGCGAATTATTGGTATTTAGCTACCGATAAAACTATCCATAGGGCTTCTTACTTGGGATTAGAATTCCAGCCTTTTGTCACACTTCCTGCTAATGCACCTGGTTACATAACTAAATACAAAATGACTGAGGGGAAATTGATGATTACGACCTATGACCCTACCTATGCGGGCGAGAAAAAATCATCAGTTTATATTTACGATATCAACAAAATGACTTTAGAAATTGCTATGCCTCATTCCGTAGCTGAAGCGGTTGATTTACATATTGGGATTTAA
- a CDS encoding DUF4843 domain-containing protein, whose product MKKLLIITIACMFFCGCKENDLVEFSADDSFISFALPDLSNRPKERFLDSVYYSFATDTAIGLQEKTIAIPIAIGGVAKHEARNYSYEINQNSDYDRALIEISEPTIAAERYVDTLYVKIKRAKELGEKEMVLILNLKDNENFKVGHQYNSELKIVFSDIMIQPTWWNAWSRVLGPFYKEVMQKWMQIYYLGADMSPHLTTNEPGPVYYWNNMPSSANPSWYPITFMYIEVMKNYFQENVIYPDGDTSKERILLP is encoded by the coding sequence ATGAAAAAGTTATTAATTATTACCATAGCCTGCATGTTTTTTTGCGGCTGTAAAGAAAATGATTTAGTTGAGTTCTCCGCAGATGACTCCTTTATTAGTTTTGCTCTGCCGGATTTGTCGAATAGACCTAAAGAGCGCTTTTTAGATAGTGTCTATTATAGTTTCGCTACGGATACCGCTATAGGTCTGCAGGAAAAGACGATTGCAATTCCGATCGCCATTGGAGGTGTAGCAAAACATGAAGCGCGTAACTATTCCTACGAGATTAATCAAAATTCAGATTATGATAGGGCGTTGATCGAGATTTCGGAACCAACTATTGCTGCCGAACGTTATGTCGATACATTATACGTTAAAATTAAAAGAGCGAAGGAATTAGGAGAGAAAGAAATGGTTTTGATTCTCAATCTGAAGGATAACGAGAACTTTAAAGTTGGTCATCAATATAATAGCGAATTGAAGATCGTTTTTAGCGATATCATGATTCAACCTACTTGGTGGAATGCTTGGTCGAGGGTGCTGGGCCCATTTTATAAAGAGGTTATGCAAAAATGGATGCAGATTTATTATTTGGGAGCTGATATGTCTCCGCACCTCACAACAAATGAACCCGGCCCCGTTTACTATTGGAATAATATGCCTAGTTCCGCGAACCCGAGTTGGTATCCCATCACCTTTATGTATATAGAGGTGATGAAAAATTACTTTCAAGAGAATGTTATTTATCCTGATGGCGATACGAGCAAAGAACGAATTCTTTTACCATAA
- a CDS encoding RagB/SusD family nutrient uptake outer membrane protein, with product MKKIILSVITILLFASCEKFLDVNPINKAYEDDLLTDRSGFESVLAGAYLGMTSEEMFGKEMKYGFLETLGATYNNLGSTHYYYRGSRHEYGYPNPVTNIENIWAVSYQIINQLNTIMKNIDAIKADEFHDIVRGETIGTRAFLHFQLLKLFGPVISQEGLNATAIPYVDKTEFKGVKFSTAGQVIDKLNAELAEAKKLLEDDPIRTTTRNANLNQYGYEKYNSLIDHRGARMNYYAIVAMQSMVAQWAGDSKAAATYAEELIQELESRSNSIHLATSGELAQAIDRRMPMESIFTLMNPELINSNIEVNPLVENPASSSTSPLLFPNYNLLLNGLYNAPEHGSLNDVRLVNWFALSTNSTTVRKIVKYHFPQSYLYTDLNFRKYFESNLIGLHQIYMIAAEEYAKSNPAKAMLYLNKVRAARGMTINLSFDASRTEENIKNLIFEEVRKENISEGTMFAEYKRLFRAIPRATPVAPTLEIFKLPIPADENLYNPQN from the coding sequence ATGAAGAAAATAATACTAAGTGTTATCACGATATTACTTTTTGCTAGTTGTGAAAAGTTCTTAGATGTAAACCCGATTAACAAAGCATACGAAGATGATTTATTAACTGATCGTTCAGGTTTCGAATCTGTTCTCGCTGGGGCTTACTTAGGCATGACGTCTGAAGAGATGTTCGGAAAGGAAATGAAGTACGGCTTCTTGGAAACGCTTGGAGCAACATATAATAATTTAGGTTCAACCCACTATTACTACCGTGGTTCAAGACATGAATATGGTTATCCAAATCCTGTTACGAACATTGAAAATATATGGGCAGTGTCCTATCAAATAATTAATCAGTTGAATACAATCATGAAAAACATCGATGCAATAAAAGCAGATGAATTTCATGATATCGTTAGAGGAGAGACAATTGGAACACGAGCGTTCTTACATTTTCAATTATTAAAGCTCTTTGGGCCAGTAATTAGTCAGGAAGGCCTTAATGCAACAGCAATACCCTATGTTGACAAAACTGAGTTTAAAGGAGTCAAATTTTCCACAGCAGGTCAGGTTATTGACAAATTGAATGCTGAGCTTGCTGAGGCTAAAAAGTTGTTGGAGGACGATCCAATTCGTACAACAACACGAAATGCGAACCTTAATCAATATGGTTATGAGAAGTACAATAGTTTAATCGATCACCGCGGTGCTCGAATGAATTATTATGCTATTGTGGCGATGCAAAGTATGGTGGCTCAATGGGCGGGTGACAGTAAGGCTGCAGCGACCTACGCTGAGGAATTAATTCAGGAATTGGAATCTCGAAGTAATTCTATTCACTTAGCGACTTCCGGCGAATTGGCACAGGCAATAGATCGCAGAATGCCTATGGAATCCATTTTCACATTGATGAATCCAGAATTGATAAATAGTAATATCGAGGTGAATCCATTGGTAGAAAATCCAGCGTCTTCTTCGACTTCCCCTCTTTTATTCCCCAATTATAATTTATTGTTAAACGGCTTGTATAATGCGCCAGAACATGGTTCGTTGAACGACGTCCGATTAGTCAACTGGTTTGCTCTTTCAACCAATTCAACAACAGTGCGAAAAATTGTCAAATACCATTTCCCACAATCTTACTTATACACTGATCTTAATTTTCGGAAATACTTCGAAAGTAATTTAATCGGATTACATCAGATTTATATGATCGCTGCGGAAGAATATGCTAAATCAAATCCTGCGAAAGCGATGCTTTATTTAAATAAAGTGCGCGCTGCGCGTGGCATGACGATTAACCTGTCATTTGACGCTTCTAGAACCGAGGAAAATATTAAGAACTTAATTTTTGAAGAGGTGAGGAAAGAGAATATCAGCGAAGGGACAATGTTCGCAGAATATAAAAGATTATTTAGAGCAATTCCTAGAGCAACGCCTGTAGCACCGACGCTCGAGATATTTAAGCTTCCGATTCCAGCTGACGAGAATTTATATAACCCGCAAAATTAA
- a CDS encoding SusC/RagA family TonB-linked outer membrane protein: MKFKKHLNLKEGFLERSGGLTLGSAVKGFCSLFLSLTVGVLFAQSVSLKETNAKMATVLDKLSRQTQSDLVGDIALLQRTNPVNIDVEGKDIQLVLQELSKNQPINLIYRNNTIVVRPKATSSNPNNQSSSTRNQETYILRGQVNDEQGQPISGVNIQDMKTGRSLGRTQAQGQFSIEVEGNQELRISIVGFGSQVINVGNRREILVTMKATNTEIEETIVTGYTKARRENFTGAATTVTRKEIEKFNTGNIFSMLQALDPSFKVDERVNAGSNPNALPEINIRGISSVGEYAVNAPLVILDGFEVALSTLYDLDVNRVESISILKDASSTSLYGSRGGNGVIVIETRMPKDGKFTITYDVKPTTSIVDLSDYNLMNVAEKLEYERLAGIYVADSEDPVWNNMEQEMYNNLYNDRLRNVQSGIDTYWLKQPVRNTFSLGHSIRMEGGGNDVRYSLEGSYNDYKGVMKESGRTRGGASFNLIYRIPNVITFRNVASYQYTKAYNSPYGSFEQYTLLNPYERMKDDNGNYIVRFGELGEFYDFGEEILFNPPYNAQLGHIDENKIHYISNNLSLEWFINPNFILRGKAAISREMHNFDQYTSPFNTSFYNTTDPKLKGSYALGDSSKVAYEGRLELQYSKAFDKHQINAAAISEIRSSDITGNSHVLTGYIDDRFMTPQMALTYAPNSLPKSNSTPVRELGFIANFYYTYDNKYNFSLTGRTDGASIYGKENRFASFWSTGLSYNIHNEPWFKNDYVNRLRVFANVGTNSTVSNFNAGMVSSAFSFLSGKFYNNQYAALAVSQGNPKVRWPEQMQWSFGTDISLFNNLVTMNLSYYDRITNRMISKITVAPSFGFPGGTYFANLGKASNKGFEAMANIRLLERSDNAILWYLNVGAVQNRSKLLSISNELRELNESLVSTDASGNVIKPSTYYEEGQSLTILRAIPSLGIDPANGREMYRALNGDVTYTWDAKNQVVVGNKEADLYGNIGTSFNYRGLSVQVIGNYSIGGDIFNETLMNKIENNKPYVNGDKRILEERWREPGDIAKYKSISDQSTTQISSRFVQNESFLRLSAINVNYDFRPAVLERLKLQRLKLNFSMNDALRLSTVRMERGITYPYAREYNLGVMIQF, encoded by the coding sequence ATGAAATTCAAAAAGCACCTGAATTTAAAGGAAGGCTTCCTAGAACGAAGCGGCGGACTGACTCTTGGTTCGGCTGTCAAGGGGTTCTGTAGCCTGTTTCTTTCATTGACGGTAGGAGTGTTATTTGCACAGTCGGTATCATTAAAAGAAACGAACGCTAAGATGGCGACTGTGTTGGACAAATTGAGTAGGCAAACTCAAAGTGATTTAGTTGGTGATATTGCATTGCTGCAGCGCACCAACCCAGTAAATATCGACGTAGAAGGCAAGGATATTCAATTAGTTCTTCAAGAGCTTTCGAAAAACCAGCCTATCAATCTTATTTACCGGAATAATACCATTGTTGTGCGGCCAAAGGCGACTTCAAGTAATCCGAATAATCAATCTAGTTCAACCCGTAATCAAGAAACATACATTTTGAGAGGGCAGGTTAATGATGAACAAGGTCAGCCCATATCTGGAGTTAATATTCAGGATATGAAGACGGGACGTTCCTTGGGACGAACTCAAGCACAAGGTCAGTTTAGTATAGAAGTCGAAGGGAATCAAGAGCTAAGGATTTCCATCGTAGGCTTCGGTTCACAGGTAATTAATGTGGGGAACAGAAGGGAAATTCTTGTTACGATGAAAGCAACGAACACTGAAATTGAGGAGACTATCGTAACAGGATATACTAAAGCGCGACGAGAGAATTTTACAGGAGCGGCAACCACAGTTACGCGCAAGGAGATCGAAAAGTTTAATACAGGAAATATCTTTAGCATGCTGCAAGCTTTAGATCCTTCCTTTAAGGTTGATGAACGTGTAAATGCCGGGTCAAACCCGAATGCGCTTCCGGAGATCAATATTCGAGGGATTTCTAGTGTAGGGGAGTACGCAGTGAATGCGCCTTTAGTGATTTTAGATGGGTTTGAAGTGGCATTGTCGACGCTATACGATTTAGATGTAAACCGGGTTGAATCGATTTCTATTTTGAAAGATGCGAGCTCAACGAGTTTATATGGATCGCGAGGAGGAAATGGGGTGATTGTAATTGAAACGAGAATGCCTAAAGACGGCAAGTTTACTATTACATATGATGTTAAACCAACAACCTCGATTGTAGATCTGTCAGATTACAATTTAATGAACGTTGCGGAAAAGCTTGAATACGAACGGTTAGCAGGTATTTACGTCGCTGATTCAGAAGATCCAGTTTGGAATAATATGGAGCAGGAAATGTATAACAACCTTTATAACGACCGGTTGCGAAATGTACAATCAGGAATCGATACATATTGGCTTAAACAACCTGTAAGAAATACATTTTCTTTAGGTCACAGTATACGTATGGAAGGTGGCGGTAATGACGTTCGCTATAGCTTAGAGGGTAGTTATAATGATTATAAAGGCGTCATGAAGGAATCTGGTCGAACTAGAGGTGGAGCTTCTTTTAATTTAATTTATAGAATTCCTAATGTTATTACATTTCGTAATGTGGCCTCTTATCAATATACTAAAGCATACAATAGTCCCTATGGAAGTTTCGAGCAATACACGTTGTTAAACCCATACGAACGTATGAAGGATGATAATGGGAATTACATTGTTCGTTTTGGGGAACTCGGAGAGTTTTATGATTTTGGGGAGGAGATACTTTTCAATCCGCCTTATAATGCCCAATTAGGTCATATTGATGAAAATAAAATTCATTATATCAGTAATAATCTTTCCTTAGAATGGTTTATTAATCCAAACTTTATATTGCGCGGAAAAGCTGCTATTTCACGAGAAATGCACAATTTCGATCAATACACATCTCCGTTCAACACAAGCTTCTATAATACAACAGACCCCAAACTTAAGGGAAGTTATGCTTTAGGGGACTCGTCAAAGGTTGCATACGAGGGCCGTTTGGAGCTTCAATACAGTAAGGCATTTGACAAGCATCAGATAAATGCTGCAGCAATTTCAGAAATTAGATCATCCGATATAACAGGAAACTCGCATGTGTTAACAGGATATATTGATGATCGTTTCATGACGCCACAAATGGCGTTGACTTATGCGCCAAATAGTCTTCCAAAGTCAAACTCAACGCCAGTTAGAGAGTTGGGATTCATAGCCAATTTTTATTATACCTATGATAACAAGTATAATTTTAGTTTGACTGGACGAACTGATGGAGCATCGATTTATGGAAAAGAGAATCGGTTTGCTTCGTTTTGGAGCACAGGACTTTCGTATAACATTCATAATGAACCCTGGTTTAAAAACGATTATGTGAATCGCCTTCGCGTATTCGCAAATGTCGGAACGAATAGTACAGTAAGTAATTTTAATGCAGGAATGGTTAGTTCCGCATTCAGCTTTTTGAGTGGAAAGTTTTACAATAACCAATATGCAGCTTTAGCCGTCAGTCAGGGAAATCCTAAAGTGCGCTGGCCTGAGCAAATGCAGTGGAGCTTTGGAACGGATATCTCATTGTTCAACAATCTCGTAACGATGAACCTTTCCTACTATGATCGAATTACAAATAGAATGATTTCTAAGATTACTGTCGCTCCTTCTTTTGGTTTTCCAGGAGGTACTTATTTTGCGAATTTGGGAAAAGCAAGCAATAAAGGCTTTGAAGCGATGGCAAATATCAGGTTGTTAGAACGTTCAGATAACGCTATTCTATGGTATTTGAACGTAGGTGCAGTACAAAATAGAAGTAAACTGCTGTCTATTTCAAATGAATTAAGAGAGCTTAACGAGTCCCTTGTGTCAACGGATGCATCGGGTAATGTCATCAAACCCTCAACCTATTATGAGGAAGGACAGTCTTTGACAATTCTGCGCGCTATTCCTTCTTTAGGAATTGATCCGGCTAACGGTCGAGAAATGTACAGAGCGCTAAATGGCGATGTAACTTATACCTGGGATGCGAAGAATCAGGTTGTAGTAGGTAATAAAGAAGCAGACCTATATGGAAATATTGGAACTTCGTTCAACTATCGGGGATTATCCGTTCAAGTAATTGGCAATTATTCAATCGGTGGAGATATCTTCAACGAAACGTTGATGAATAAGATTGAAAATAATAAGCCCTATGTGAATGGGGATAAAAGAATTTTAGAGGAGCGCTGGAGAGAGCCTGGCGATATTGCTAAATATAAATCGATTTCAGACCAGTCTACCACACAGATATCTAGTCGTTTTGTACAGAATGAAAGTTTCCTTCGATTATCTGCCATAAATGTAAACTATGATTTTAGACCTGCTGTTTTAGAGCGGTTAAAGCTGCAGCGTTTAAAACTTAATTTCTCCATGAATGACGCGCTGAGACTAAGTACGGTCAGAATGGAACGTGGGATTACATATCCCTACGCTAGAGAGTATAATTTAGGTGTAATGATTCAATTCTAG